One stretch of Deltaproteobacteria bacterium DNA includes these proteins:
- a CDS encoding ABC transporter ATP-binding protein, with protein MKLLLLIVRRYPQRTLLALGCLVCAGLAEGIGISSLLPVIRVATRDQASAAASNTALERGLDTALGFVGLAPTTTTLFTIVFAGIALKAGLVLLANRQVGYAVAHVATTLRLQLIEALLRTRWAYFVHKPVGAIANSVAMEAQAAADAYLHATTVWALLAQCFVFAAISCLVSWRATLGALVVGSVITVLLNRLVRASRKSGRRQTMRIRQLLARLTDTLQAVKPLKAMAREPLIAPVLEGETRRLNQALEREVMARAYLEAFQDPLMMLFLAVALYVGLGTLSMPFADVVILVFLCARIIADLAKVQKSMQRLAVKESAYWALDDLIREARGAVEVGTGTQPVRFTREIRVDHVSFAHDVAPVLSDAAMVIPAGSLTVITGPSGSGKTTLVDLIVGLLQPQAGEVRVDGVPLREIAARDWRTQIGYVPQETLMLHQSVAQNVTLGDPSVPLADVHEALRAAGASEFVAALPEGVDTIVGERGLRLSGGQRQRLALARALVRKPALLVLDEATTALDPATEREICATLRALRGAVTLVAICHHGHLIDVADLVYHVDDGRIALARGALAERRDVARG; from the coding sequence ATGAAGCTGCTGCTGCTGATCGTTCGCCGGTATCCGCAGCGGACGCTTCTCGCGCTCGGCTGCCTGGTCTGCGCGGGGCTCGCCGAAGGCATCGGGATCTCGAGCCTGCTGCCCGTGATCCGCGTCGCGACCCGCGACCAGGCGAGCGCCGCCGCGAGCAATACGGCGCTCGAGCGCGGGCTCGACACCGCGCTCGGTTTCGTCGGGCTCGCGCCGACCACGACGACGCTCTTCACGATCGTGTTCGCCGGCATCGCGCTCAAGGCCGGGCTCGTGCTGCTCGCGAACCGGCAGGTCGGCTACGCGGTCGCGCACGTCGCGACCACGCTGCGCCTGCAGCTCATCGAGGCCCTCCTGCGGACGCGCTGGGCCTACTTCGTCCACAAGCCGGTCGGCGCGATCGCCAACTCGGTCGCGATGGAGGCGCAAGCGGCGGCCGACGCGTATCTGCACGCCACGACCGTCTGGGCGCTGCTCGCGCAGTGCTTCGTCTTCGCCGCCATCTCCTGCCTCGTGTCGTGGCGGGCGACGCTCGGCGCGCTCGTCGTCGGATCCGTCATCACGGTGCTCCTGAACCGCCTCGTGCGGGCGTCGCGGAAATCCGGACGGCGGCAGACCATGCGCATCCGCCAGCTCCTTGCTCGCCTCACCGATACGCTGCAGGCCGTGAAGCCGCTGAAGGCGATGGCGCGCGAGCCGCTGATCGCTCCGGTGCTGGAGGGGGAGACGCGGCGGCTCAACCAGGCGCTCGAGCGGGAGGTGATGGCGCGCGCCTACCTCGAAGCGTTTCAGGATCCGCTCATGATGCTCTTCCTGGCGGTCGCGCTCTACGTCGGGCTCGGGACGCTCTCGATGCCGTTCGCCGACGTGGTGATCCTGGTGTTCCTCTGCGCCCGCATCATCGCCGATCTCGCCAAGGTGCAGAAGAGCATGCAGCGCCTCGCCGTGAAGGAGAGCGCGTACTGGGCGCTCGACGATCTGATCCGCGAGGCGCGCGGCGCGGTCGAGGTGGGGACGGGAACGCAGCCGGTACGCTTTACGCGCGAGATCCGCGTCGACCACGTGTCGTTCGCGCACGACGTGGCGCCGGTCCTCAGCGACGCCGCCATGGTGATCCCCGCGGGGTCGCTCACCGTCATCACCGGCCCGTCGGGATCCGGCAAGACGACGCTCGTCGATCTGATCGTCGGACTGCTGCAGCCGCAGGCGGGCGAGGTGCGGGTCGACGGTGTGCCCTTGCGCGAGATCGCGGCGCGCGATTGGCGCACGCAGATCGGCTACGTCCCGCAGGAGACGCTCATGCTGCACCAGAGCGTCGCGCAGAACGTGACGCTCGGCGATCCGTCGGTGCCGCTCGCCGACGTGCACGAGGCGCTCCGCGCGGCGGGAGCGAGCGAGTTCGTCGCGGCGCTGCCCGAAGGCGTCGACACGATCGTCGGCGAGCGCGGGCTCCGGCTCTCGGGCGGTCAGCGGCAGCGGCTCGCGCTCGCCCGGGCGCTCGTGAGGAAGCCGGCCCTTCTCGTGCTCGACGAGGCGACGACCGCGCTCGATCCGGCGACCGAGCGCGAGATCTGCGCGACGCTGCGCGCGCTCCGCGGTGCAGTGACCCTGGTCGCGATCTGCCACCACGGCCACCTGATCGACGTCGCGGACCTCGTCTATCACGTCGACGACGGACGCATCGCGCTCGCGCGCGGCGCGCTCGCCGAGCGGCGCGACGTCGCGCGCGGCTGA
- a CDS encoding aspartyl/asparaginyl beta-hydroxylase domain-containing protein, with translation MFTPLRIAASSSVDILKALAHLPGAGKKGKKRVKNAFNSVYARCEEAGLIARVPDYLEDYGREYPELLALEAAYPDIRGECERLLAFRSRITDMSKLGGQYTERGIHTIRWKAFMLKSGSFIEENCALAPRTAAVLRPLADVYNAFFSILEPRQYVTPHWGYYKGFVRYHLGVVIPGDNAGRECWLRVNVDPADNALRDKSLIARTRKFHWRNGRGVIFDDTNLHDAANESNEVRVVLWLDVARKLPRTLDLYNRALLKAVYYEPSVRKFRENAVVQLPDAARA, from the coding sequence ATGTTCACCCCGCTGCGCATCGCCGCATCCTCGAGCGTCGACATCCTGAAGGCGCTCGCGCACCTGCCCGGCGCGGGCAAGAAGGGCAAGAAGCGGGTGAAGAACGCCTTCAACAGCGTCTACGCGCGCTGCGAGGAGGCGGGGCTCATCGCGCGCGTTCCGGACTATCTCGAGGACTACGGCCGCGAATATCCGGAGCTGCTCGCGCTCGAGGCGGCCTATCCCGACATCCGCGGCGAGTGCGAGCGCCTGCTCGCGTTCCGCTCGCGCATCACCGACATGTCGAAGCTCGGTGGCCAGTACACCGAACGCGGCATCCACACGATCCGGTGGAAGGCGTTCATGCTGAAGTCGGGCAGCTTCATCGAGGAGAACTGCGCCCTCGCGCCGAGGACGGCGGCGGTGCTTCGCCCGCTCGCCGACGTCTACAACGCGTTCTTCTCGATCCTCGAGCCGCGCCAGTACGTGACCCCGCACTGGGGGTACTACAAGGGCTTCGTCCGCTATCACCTCGGCGTGGTGATCCCGGGCGACAATGCCGGCCGCGAGTGCTGGCTGCGCGTCAACGTCGACCCGGCGGACAACGCGCTCCGCGACAAGTCGCTGATCGCGCGCACGCGGAAGTTCCACTGGCGGAACGGCCGCGGCGTGATCTTCGACGACACCAACCTCCACGACGCCGCGAACGAGAGCAACGAGGTGCGGGTCGTGCTCTGGCTCGACGTCGCGCGCAAGCTGCCACGCACCCTCGACCTCTACAACCGCGCGCTCCTGAAGGCGGTGTACTACGAACCGTCGGTGCGGAAGTTCCGCGAGAACGCGGTCGTACAACTGCCGGACGCGGCGCGCGCGTAA
- a CDS encoding class I SAM-dependent methyltransferase, giving the protein MNDPVAAVPELRHHRRAVPPNFTAIEAAGLGLDRAALLAAMDPFIACRLAPTDPRWTAEVVRKHAKARRRLRRRRWLGWLGRGKRRGQDRIESEYDQAWARKRLAPYEMEPRPRAGAAWQYGDAAMFATSAAGARARLLVLMRAVALLRPASVLEVGCGNGLNLLTLACRFPATRFAGVELTDGGFATARAVQEEAELPAVLRRFAPEPLADPSAHRRVDFRRGSAAELPFADAAFDLVYSSLALEQMEEIRDRALGEMSRVAGRHTLMLEPFWDCNDRGLRRDYLLARDHFRGRIDELPRHGLEPTLVTDDLPGEIWLQPCLVVCRKRAAVSW; this is encoded by the coding sequence GTGAACGACCCGGTTGCGGCCGTGCCGGAGCTTCGCCATCATCGCCGCGCCGTGCCGCCGAACTTCACAGCGATCGAGGCCGCCGGCCTCGGCCTCGATCGCGCCGCGCTGCTCGCCGCGATGGATCCGTTCATCGCCTGCCGCCTCGCGCCGACCGACCCGCGCTGGACGGCGGAGGTGGTCCGCAAGCACGCGAAGGCGCGGCGACGGCTGCGGCGGCGCCGCTGGCTCGGGTGGCTCGGACGGGGCAAGCGCCGCGGCCAGGACCGCATCGAGTCCGAATACGACCAGGCCTGGGCCCGCAAGCGCCTCGCCCCCTACGAGATGGAGCCGCGACCCCGGGCGGGCGCCGCGTGGCAATACGGCGACGCGGCCATGTTCGCGACGAGCGCCGCCGGTGCCCGCGCCCGCCTGCTGGTCCTGATGCGGGCGGTGGCGCTGCTCCGGCCCGCGAGCGTCCTCGAGGTCGGCTGCGGCAACGGCCTGAACCTCCTCACGCTGGCCTGCCGCTTCCCGGCGACGCGCTTCGCGGGCGTCGAGCTCACCGACGGCGGCTTCGCGACCGCGCGCGCCGTGCAGGAGGAGGCGGAACTGCCCGCGGTGCTGCGGCGCTTCGCGCCGGAGCCGCTCGCCGACCCGAGTGCGCACCGGCGCGTCGACTTCCGGCGCGGCAGCGCCGCCGAGCTGCCGTTCGCCGATGCCGCCTTCGACCTCGTCTATTCGTCGCTCGCCCTCGAGCAGATGGAGGAGATCCGCGACCGGGCGCTCGGCGAGATGTCCAGGGTGGCCGGACGTCACACGCTCATGCTGGAGCCGTTCTGGGACTGCAACGACCGCGGCCTGCGGCGCGACTATCTCCTCGCGCGCGATCACTTTCGCGGCCGCATCGACGAGCTGCCGCGCCATGGTCTCGAGCCGACGCTGGTGACGGACGACCTCCCGGGCGAGATCTGGCTGCAGCCCTGTCTCGTCGTCTGCCGCAAGCGCGCCGCCGTGTCGTGGTGA
- a CDS encoding mitochondrial fission ELM1 family protein produces the protein MSQPRIAPAERRIWVLTGDKPGDNAQALSLAAALGWPTEVKRLRYLRIARRSLAERVAGARVDRFPLDREHSSPLAPPWPDLVIGCGRRSVGVTWDIRRQAGSATRLVQLGRPRADLDAFDLVITTPQYRLPARSNVLHLALPLHRPDPDAWARAGAEWAPRFARLPRPWFALLIGGSAKPFVFDAAAARRLAEQANALARAEGGSLLVSTSRRTPQDAARTLVDALAVPAYLHQWSAAGGPNPYLAYLALADGFVVTGDSASMLTEACSTGKRVWYVDLPQRRSPRSHVKNLFRRIVLAPTQHPELLGGSLARLAARLPARGWVRYPRDLRKLHAALVAVNRALPLGRSFAAPPPPPLDETARAVGRVRALFGE, from the coding sequence GTGAGCCAGCCGCGCATCGCGCCGGCCGAGCGCCGCATCTGGGTGCTGACCGGCGACAAGCCGGGCGACAACGCGCAAGCGCTCTCGCTCGCCGCGGCGCTCGGCTGGCCGACCGAGGTGAAGCGGCTGCGCTACCTGCGGATCGCGAGGCGGTCGCTCGCGGAACGCGTCGCGGGGGCGCGCGTCGACCGCTTCCCGCTCGACCGCGAACACTCGAGCCCGCTCGCGCCGCCGTGGCCCGATCTCGTGATCGGCTGCGGCCGGCGCAGCGTCGGGGTGACCTGGGACATCCGTCGGCAGGCCGGGTCCGCGACGCGGCTCGTACAGCTCGGACGGCCGCGCGCCGATCTCGACGCCTTCGACCTCGTCATCACCACGCCGCAGTATCGCTTACCGGCGCGGTCGAACGTGCTGCATCTCGCGTTGCCGCTCCATCGTCCCGACCCCGACGCGTGGGCGCGCGCCGGCGCCGAATGGGCGCCGCGCTTCGCGCGCCTGCCGCGGCCCTGGTTCGCGCTCCTGATCGGCGGGAGCGCGAAGCCGTTCGTGTTCGACGCCGCGGCGGCGCGGCGGCTCGCGGAGCAGGCGAACGCGCTCGCGCGCGCCGAGGGCGGCTCGTTGCTCGTCAGCACGAGCCGGCGGACGCCGCAGGACGCCGCGCGCACGCTCGTCGACGCGCTCGCGGTGCCGGCGTACCTCCACCAGTGGAGCGCCGCGGGCGGGCCGAATCCGTATCTCGCGTACCTGGCGCTCGCCGACGGCTTCGTCGTCACCGGCGACAGCGCGTCGATGTTGACGGAGGCGTGCAGCACGGGAAAGCGCGTGTGGTACGTCGACCTCCCGCAGCGTCGCTCGCCGAGGTCGCACGTCAAGAATCTCTTCCGGCGGATCGTGCTCGCTCCGACGCAGCATCCGGAGCTGCTCGGAGGATCGCTCGCGCGGCTCGCGGCCCGGCTCCCCGCCCGCGGCTGGGTGCGCTACCCGCGCGACCTGCGGAAGCTCCACGCAGCGCTGGTGGCCGTGAATCGCGCGCTGCCGCTCGGCCGATCCTTCGCGGCGCCCCCGCCGCCGCCGCTCGACGAGACCGCGCGCGCCGTCGGGCGGGTGCGCGCCCTCTTCGGCGAGTGA
- a CDS encoding aspartyl protease family protein, with product MGITFTKARVSNPRRPDLAERKIELLVDSGAGFSVVPASVLDELGVVRQSRRDFTLADGTHVSYDVGEVTFSVGDNEATSKVVFAPEGVTPLLGALTLEGLTLMLNPVTRELLPMRLFLAGARHGDAAG from the coding sequence GTGGGAATCACCTTCACGAAGGCGCGAGTGAGCAATCCGCGGCGACCGGATCTCGCCGAACGAAAGATCGAGCTCTTGGTCGACAGCGGCGCCGGTTTCAGCGTCGTTCCCGCGAGCGTGTTGGACGAACTCGGTGTCGTGCGCCAGTCTCGCCGTGATTTCACGCTGGCCGATGGTACGCATGTTTCGTACGACGTCGGAGAGGTGACCTTCTCGGTGGGCGACAATGAGGCGACCTCGAAGGTCGTGTTCGCTCCGGAGGGTGTCACCCCGCTGCTGGGCGCCCTGACGCTCGAGGGCCTCACCCTGATGCTGAATCCTGTAACTCGTGAGCTCCTCCCGATGCGGCTCTTCCTGGCCGGCGCGCGCCACGGCGACGCTGCCGGCTGA
- a CDS encoding NUDIX domain-containing protein produces MPISDYLKNLRLRIGSALVLMPSVTAVVFDEAGRVLLARHANGDVWGTPGGAVDPDEPPQDAVVREVWEELGLLVEPTRCLGTFGGPEFRITYANGDVVAYVITAYECRRTGGTLRPDGDEVLEGRWFRSDELATVALSRWARGVLPELVRRRAAWVPPVTWRPPER; encoded by the coding sequence ATGCCCATCTCGGATTACCTGAAGAACCTGCGGTTGCGGATCGGCAGCGCGCTCGTGTTGATGCCGTCGGTCACGGCGGTCGTCTTCGACGAGGCCGGACGCGTGCTCCTCGCGCGGCACGCGAACGGCGACGTGTGGGGGACGCCGGGCGGCGCGGTCGATCCCGACGAGCCGCCGCAGGACGCGGTCGTCCGCGAGGTGTGGGAGGAGCTCGGGCTCCTGGTCGAGCCGACGCGTTGTCTCGGGACGTTCGGCGGGCCGGAGTTCCGCATCACGTACGCGAACGGCGACGTCGTCGCCTACGTGATCACGGCGTACGAGTGTCGTCGGACGGGCGGCACGCTGCGCCCCGACGGCGACGAGGTGCTCGAAGGCCGCTGGTTCCGGAGCGACGAGCTCGCGACCGTCGCGCTCTCGCGCTGGGCGCGGGGGGTGCTGCCCGAGCTCGTGCGGCGCCGCGCGGCCTGGGTGCCGCCCGTGACCTGGCGTCCGCCGGAGCGCTAG
- a CDS encoding SRPBCC family protein, which yields MAKFPTDVTESVVVPASLADAYAFFWDVVGSARCIPGLDRCDKTADDVYRFVFAERSTGPVSMCVAYTARYTGNGTDEIRFVGTGAAGDNTDVEGTLRFEPVDASHTRVTLRQLLAPDTPVPRLLQGLIKSFVQGEAAQAVSAYLANATRAIGSAPR from the coding sequence ATGGCGAAGTTCCCGACCGACGTCACCGAGTCCGTCGTCGTTCCCGCGTCGCTCGCGGACGCCTACGCATTCTTCTGGGACGTCGTCGGCTCGGCGCGCTGCATCCCCGGCCTCGACCGCTGCGACAAGACCGCCGACGACGTCTACCGGTTCGTCTTCGCGGAGCGCTCGACCGGCCCGGTCAGCATGTGCGTCGCCTACACCGCGCGCTACACCGGAAACGGCACCGACGAGATCCGCTTCGTCGGCACGGGCGCCGCCGGCGACAACACCGACGTCGAAGGCACCCTCCGCTTCGAGCCCGTTGACGCCTCCCACACACGGGTAACGCTCCGCCAACTACTCGCGCCGGACACGCCGGTGCCGCGTCTCCTCCAGGGCCTCATCAAGTCGTTCGTGCAGGGCGAGGCGGCGCAGGCCGTGAGCGCGTACCTCGCGAACGCGACCCGAGCGATCGGAAGCGCCCCGAGGTGA
- a CDS encoding acetate--CoA ligase family protein — protein MRFYEYEAKALFAKHNTPLLKGRVAKTAAEAKTIAAEIGGKVVLKSQVLTGGRMKAGGVKFADTPEQAARHAEAILELVINGQSARGVLVEECAPVKKEYFAAVTWDGRRKLPVVIFSDMGGIDIEEVAEKHPEHVSRTHFSTLVPFSPYIAKQAIAATGVTGDDLNKLTPIVATLIEIFLKYDLTLAEINPLGKTEDGKFLVLDGHIDMEGDARDKYAKLLAELGIGKEETREARPPTPFEIAGAEVDASDHRGVAGNVKEFDGDLGLVIGAGGGSLTLFDAIRKHGGKPANYCEIGGNPSVKKACGLTKLILSKPGVKKIAVMMNVVSNTRVDIVARGVIKGCVESGRRPADTIAIFRIPGAWEDDGFKILKKYGVEYCDRTVSMYEAAGRAVAKMR, from the coding sequence ATGCGCTTCTACGAGTACGAGGCCAAAGCCCTCTTCGCCAAGCACAACACCCCGCTCTTGAAGGGCCGCGTCGCCAAGACCGCGGCTGAGGCCAAGACCATCGCCGCCGAGATCGGCGGCAAGGTCGTGCTCAAGTCGCAGGTGCTGACCGGCGGCCGCATGAAGGCGGGCGGCGTGAAGTTCGCCGACACCCCCGAGCAGGCCGCGCGGCACGCCGAGGCGATCCTCGAGCTCGTCATCAACGGCCAGTCGGCGCGCGGCGTGCTCGTCGAGGAGTGCGCGCCCGTCAAGAAGGAGTACTTCGCCGCCGTCACGTGGGACGGCCGCCGCAAGCTCCCCGTCGTCATCTTCAGCGACATGGGCGGCATCGACATCGAGGAGGTCGCCGAGAAACACCCCGAGCACGTGTCGCGCACCCACTTCTCGACCCTCGTGCCATTCTCCCCCTACATCGCGAAGCAGGCGATCGCCGCGACCGGCGTCACCGGGGACGATCTCAACAAGTTGACCCCGATCGTCGCGACCCTGATCGAGATCTTCCTGAAGTACGACTTGACGCTCGCCGAGATCAACCCGCTCGGAAAGACCGAGGACGGCAAGTTCCTCGTGCTCGACGGCCATATCGACATGGAAGGCGACGCGCGCGACAAGTACGCGAAGCTCCTCGCCGAGCTCGGCATCGGCAAGGAGGAGACGCGCGAGGCGCGCCCGCCGACGCCCTTCGAGATCGCGGGCGCCGAGGTCGATGCATCGGATCACCGCGGCGTCGCCGGCAACGTGAAAGAATTCGACGGCGATCTCGGGCTCGTGATCGGCGCCGGCGGCGGTTCGCTCACGCTCTTCGACGCCATCCGCAAGCACGGCGGCAAGCCCGCCAACTATTGCGAGATCGGCGGCAACCCGAGCGTCAAGAAGGCCTGCGGCCTCACCAAGCTCATCCTCTCGAAGCCTGGCGTGAAGAAGATCGCCGTCATGATGAACGTGGTCTCGAACACGCGCGTCGACATCGTCGCCCGCGGCGTCATCAAGGGCTGCGTCGAGTCGGGTCGGAGACCCGCCGACACGATCGCGATCTTCCGCATTCCGGGCGCCTGGGAGGACGACGGCTTCAAGATCCTGAAGAAGTACGGCGTCGAGTACTGCGACCGCACCGTCTCGATGTACGAGGCGGCGGGCCGGGCCGTCGCCAAGATGCGGTGA
- a CDS encoding TetR/AcrR family transcriptional regulator → MGRPLRRERILAEAGDLFLAHGVEGVTMRGLAARMKVTPMALYRHFGNRDELLNAIVAEGHATFLSYLNRSLAAETPGARLLAAGEQYLAFALAHPRSYAVMFMEHVPEHKNEKAEKHWGDAATFRFLVDRIRDCAAAGILRCDDPEAVALTVWAHVHGLASLFLAGKLPLARAEFVRIYLKSVGAVLGAYGWPGGAEARG, encoded by the coding sequence ATGGGGCGGCCGCTCCGCCGTGAGCGCATTCTCGCCGAGGCCGGCGATCTCTTCCTCGCCCATGGGGTCGAGGGCGTCACCATGCGCGGACTCGCGGCGCGCATGAAAGTCACGCCGATGGCGCTCTACCGGCACTTCGGCAACCGCGACGAGCTGTTGAACGCGATCGTCGCCGAGGGCCACGCGACGTTTCTGAGCTACCTGAACCGTTCGCTCGCCGCCGAGACGCCCGGGGCGCGGCTACTCGCGGCGGGGGAACAGTACCTCGCCTTCGCTCTCGCGCACCCCCGGAGCTACGCCGTCATGTTCATGGAGCACGTGCCGGAACACAAGAATGAGAAGGCGGAGAAGCACTGGGGCGACGCGGCGACGTTCCGGTTTCTCGTCGACCGCATCCGCGACTGCGCCGCCGCCGGCATCCTCCGGTGCGACGACCCCGAGGCGGTCGCGCTCACCGTCTGGGCCCACGTGCACGGACTCGCGAGCCTGTTCCTTGCCGGCAAGCTGCCGCTCGCGCGCGCCGAGTTCGTGCGGATCTATCTGAAGTCGGTCGGGGCGGTCCTCGGCGCATACGGATGGCCGGGCGGGGCGGAAGCGCGCGGGTGA
- a CDS encoding NAD(P)/FAD-dependent oxidoreductase: protein MSQHKIAEPYRRAELRGDYDVIVIGSGIGGLATAAFLAKHGRRRVLVLERHYAIGGYTHVFRRPGFEWDVGVHYIGDTAPGGLMRALFDDVTNAELEWADMGPIVERMRIGDETYVYPKGEAALRAELVRRFPSETGAIDRYFALVHRACAAIQDFFATKAFPRLIGAVVKPMARRRFFRLADRTTREVLRELTANEKLIGVLTGQFGDYGLPPSRSSFAIHALVTQHYFGGGYFPVGGAGRIAATIAPVIRGAGGELLVNAEVDEIAVEHGRAVGVRMAADGAVLRAPLVISDAGVPNTFGRLVPRSVAEQHGLARALAGMEPSVAHACLYVGLKGTTEELGLERANLWIYPDEHHDRTAAFAADPTAIRYAYVSFPSAKDPDFDRRCPGKSTIDVLTFLPYDAFRRWEGTRWQKRGAEYEAFKQGIAGRLLDLLHTHVPQTRGAVEVVELSTPLSSRNFTAHGHGEIYGLEHTPARFRNPYLRPATPIRGLMLTGADIATAGVSGALLGGALCASAVLRRNLVEAARSAGARAAA, encoded by the coding sequence ATGTCCCAGCACAAGATCGCCGAGCCCTACCGTCGAGCGGAGCTCCGCGGCGACTACGACGTCATCGTCATCGGCTCCGGCATCGGCGGCCTCGCGACCGCCGCGTTCCTCGCGAAGCACGGCCGGCGGCGTGTGCTCGTGCTCGAGCGCCACTACGCGATCGGCGGCTACACCCACGTCTTCCGTCGTCCGGGCTTCGAGTGGGACGTCGGGGTCCACTATATCGGCGACACCGCGCCCGGGGGCCTCATGCGCGCGCTCTTCGACGACGTCACGAACGCCGAGCTCGAATGGGCTGACATGGGTCCGATCGTCGAGCGCATGCGGATCGGCGACGAGACCTACGTCTATCCGAAGGGGGAGGCCGCGCTCCGTGCCGAGCTCGTGCGCCGCTTCCCGTCCGAGACCGGCGCGATCGACCGCTACTTCGCGCTCGTGCACCGGGCCTGCGCGGCGATCCAGGACTTCTTCGCGACGAAGGCCTTCCCCCGCCTGATCGGCGCGGTCGTGAAGCCGATGGCGCGCCGCCGCTTCTTCCGGCTCGCGGACCGCACGACGCGCGAGGTGCTGCGCGAGCTGACGGCGAACGAGAAGCTCATCGGCGTGCTCACCGGCCAGTTCGGCGACTACGGCCTGCCGCCGTCGCGCAGCAGCTTCGCGATCCACGCGCTCGTCACCCAGCACTACTTCGGGGGCGGCTACTTTCCGGTGGGCGGCGCGGGGCGGATCGCGGCCACGATCGCTCCGGTGATCCGGGGAGCGGGCGGCGAGCTGCTGGTGAACGCCGAGGTGGACGAGATCGCCGTCGAGCACGGCCGCGCCGTCGGCGTGCGGATGGCGGCGGACGGCGCTGTGCTGCGGGCGCCGCTCGTCATCAGCGACGCCGGCGTCCCCAATACCTTCGGTCGCCTCGTGCCGCGTTCGGTCGCGGAGCAGCACGGGCTCGCGAGGGCGCTCGCGGGCATGGAACCGTCGGTCGCGCACGCGTGCCTCTATGTCGGCCTGAAGGGCACGACGGAGGAGCTCGGCCTCGAGCGTGCCAACCTCTGGATCTACCCCGACGAGCACCACGACCGGACGGCCGCGTTCGCCGCCGACCCGACCGCGATCCGCTACGCCTACGTCTCGTTCCCGTCCGCCAAGGATCCCGACTTCGACCGGCGCTGTCCGGGGAAGTCGACGATCGACGTCCTGACGTTCTTGCCATACGACGCGTTCCGGCGCTGGGAGGGGACGCGTTGGCAGAAGCGCGGCGCCGAGTACGAGGCCTTCAAGCAGGGCATCGCCGGACGACTCCTGGACCTGCTCCATACGCACGTTCCGCAAACCCGCGGCGCCGTCGAGGTGGTCGAGCTCTCGACGCCCCTCAGCAGCCGCAACTTCACCGCGCACGGCCACGGCGAGATCTACGGTCTCGAGCACACGCCGGCGCGCTTCCGGAACCCGTACCTCCGGCCGGCGACGCCGATCCGCGGCCTCATGCTGACGGGCGCGGACATCGCGACGGCGGGCGTCTCCGGCGCGCTCCTCGGCGGCGCGCTCTGCGCGTCCGCGGTCCTGCGGCGGAACCTCGTCGAGGCGGCGCGGTCGGCGGGCGCGCGCGCGGCCGCGTAG
- a CDS encoding HAD family phosphatase: protein MVIEGIDTERVGAAVFDLGGVFLAGGVESVRAFGDRHGLAPDAWRAIRGDLFHDDGVWSAVERGQATFAEFVARLRKLAREHGRDISEDDARNFMGNAATAPAQRLRADIVEAAARIRTRMPTALLTNNIPEWRSDWRSLLDVERLFDVVVDSCEVGMRKPEPGIYELTRERLGLPHEAIFFIDDLGANLKSARALGWQTLRYDDTRRVLTVLDALAARRSERR, encoded by the coding sequence ATGGTCATCGAGGGCATCGACACGGAGCGCGTCGGGGCCGCCGTCTTCGACCTCGGCGGCGTCTTCCTCGCGGGCGGCGTCGAGTCGGTGAGGGCATTCGGCGACCGGCACGGCCTGGCTCCGGACGCGTGGCGCGCCATCCGCGGCGATCTCTTCCACGACGACGGCGTCTGGTCCGCCGTCGAGCGCGGCCAGGCGACGTTCGCGGAGTTCGTCGCCCGTCTGCGGAAGCTCGCCCGCGAGCACGGACGCGACATCTCGGAGGACGACGCGCGGAACTTCATGGGGAACGCCGCCACGGCCCCGGCGCAGCGGCTGCGCGCCGACATCGTCGAGGCGGCGGCTCGTATCCGCACCCGCATGCCGACCGCGCTCCTCACGAACAACATCCCGGAGTGGCGAAGCGACTGGCGGTCGCTGCTCGACGTGGAGCGCCTGTTCGACGTCGTGGTCGACTCGTGCGAGGTCGGCATGCGCAAGCCCGAACCCGGCATCTACGAGCTCACGCGCGAGCGCCTCGGACTGCCGCACGAGGCGATCTTCTTCATCGACGATCTCGGCGCGAACCTGAAGTCGGCGCGCGCGCTCGGCTGGCAGACGCTCCGCTACGACGACACGCGGCGCGTGCTGACGGTGCTCGACGCGCTCGCTGCCCGCAGATCCGAGCGCCGGTAG